One stretch of Penaeus chinensis breed Huanghai No. 1 chromosome 27, ASM1920278v2, whole genome shotgun sequence DNA includes these proteins:
- the LOC125039518 gene encoding venom protein 302-like — protein sequence MKTLLSCVCLLVCAVSVWSLSCGSWGAGCSEEVAARLKCLHGVAILPCNRCECAKGLNMPCGGPWNITGKCGLGLVCNKDWADFNSDGICVNASTMALALEDRKDP from the exons ATGAAGACCCTTCTGAGCTGCGTGTGCCTCCTCGTCTGCGCCGTCAG CGTGTGGAGCCTTTCCTGCGGGTCGTGGGGCGCGGGCTGCAGCGAAGAGGTGGCCGCTCGCCTCAAGTGCCTGCACGGGGTTGCCATCTTGCCCTGCAATCGCTGCGAGTGCGCCAAG GGTCTGAACATGCCCTGCGGCGGCCCCTGGAACATCACGGGCAAGTGCGGCCTGGGGCTCGTCTGCAACAAGGACTGGGCTGACTTCAACTCGGATGGCATCTGCGTCAACGCCTCGACCATGGCACTGGCACTCGAGGACCGGAAAGATCCATGA